The following coding sequences lie in one Zingiber officinale cultivar Zhangliang chromosome 2B, Zo_v1.1, whole genome shotgun sequence genomic window:
- the LOC122046652 gene encoding uncharacterized protein LOC122046652 isoform X2 — protein sequence MNYLGIRMVKFTAAARDSIDAVSAIHKRSKSDCEKRIKKDKLDASIQSFHHDKEEDILAEMNKRSSPKYLIESSLKTEILQLEKCLKNQIVVRRALEKALQHDISYVDESSISCIPKPTKELIREIAMLELEVVHLEQHLLSLYRRAFEQQIPNAPPHAVEDETTRLLVPQSAPFPESASHDLSFREVASAVRGQEKNSRRIHRSHSSLVPHSVRSDTGIPCAKNLARAFGACHTLPLSFLEHEQSFNSGVTSLAEQLGTTIKHHIPETPNRLSEDMVRSMCAIYCKLRDHHGVSSSPTSSFSSRTTFSPRYTRELWSPCRKRDAILDAWFDNSRCSERLKELSGPYSMMVEVSSICKASRRCSDIQEMLQSYKVLMQKLETVDLRTMNNEEKIAFWINIHNAMTMHSYLEHGIPGSNMKKASASLATKNVYNVGGRMVNADTIQGFILGCRMHPPGQWLRALLSSRVKIKDNDEWKAFAIESSEPLIRFALCSGSHSDPAVRVYNPKRLFQLLQAAKMEYIHATVTIGKGRRILVPKILDYFARDSNLSSQELVEMIKCHLPESLRLIVDACQGSSSAKLIEWVPHNVSFRYLLPRDLGNLKSH from the exons ATGAATTATTTGG GAATAAGAATGGTGAAGTTCACAGCTGCAGCAAGAGACTCCATTGATGCAGTTTCTGCAATTCATAAGCGCTCAAAAAG TGATTGTGAAAAGAGAATCAAGAAAGATAAGCTGGATGCATCGATCCAATCATTTCATCAT GATAAAGAAGAAGACATTCTAGCTGAAATGAACAAAAGATCATCGCCAAAATATCTGATTGAAAGCTCTTTAAAGACAGAG ATCCTACAACTGGAAAAATGCCTCAAAAATCAGATTGTGGTACGCCGAGCACTCGAAAAAGCACTGCAGCACGACATTTCTTATGTTGATGAATCATCTATTAGTTGCATCCCAAAA CCAACAAAGGAACTAATAAGAGAGATTGCAATGTTAGAGTTAGAAGTTGTGCATTTGGAACAACATCTTCTATCCCTCTACCGGCGAGCATTTGAGCAACAAATACCCAATGCACCACCCCATGCCGTCGAAGATGAAACTACGCGACTGCTAGTTCCACAATCAGCACCATTTCCAGAATCTGCCTCGCATGATCTGTCTTTTAGAGAAGTAGCATCGGCAGTTCGAGGTCAAGAGAAGAATAGCCGCAGAATTCACCGCAGCCATTCGTCGTTAGTGCCACATTCAGTTCGTTCAGATACAGGGATACCTTGTGCTAAAAATCTAGCTCGAGCTTTTGGGGCATGCCATACTCTACCACTGTCTTTCCTTGAA CATGAGCAAAGCTTCAATTCAGGGGTGACGAGCCTCGCAGAACAGCTCGGAACTACAATCAAGCATCACATTCCTGAAACGCCAAACAGACTCTCTGAAGACATGGTCAGGTCAATGTGTGCCATCTATTGCAAACTTAGGGACCATCATGGTGTTTCATCTTCACCTACCTCCTCCTTCTCGTCAAGGACCACTTTCTCTCCCCGTTATACCAGAGAATTGTGGAGTCCTTGTCGTAAGAGGGATGCAATTCTTGACGCCTGGTTTGACAATTCTAGATGTTCTGAAAGATTGAAGGAGTTAAGCGGACCTTACAGTATGATGGTAGAAGTGTCTTCCATTTGCAAGGCCAGTAGAAGGTGCAGTGATATCCAAGAAATGCTGCAAAGCTACAA AGTGCTTATGCAGAAACTGGAAACAGTTGACCTAAGAACGATGAACAACGAGGAAAAGATCGCATTCTGGATCAATATCCACAACGCAATGACGATGCAT TCATACTTAGAGCATGGGATTCCAGGAAGCAACATGAAAAAGGCTTCAGCTTCATTGGCCACCAAG AATGTGTACAATGTTGGCGGGCGAATGGTAAATGCTGATACTATACAGGGTTTCATACTCGGTTGCCGAATGCATCCTCCTGGGCAG TGGCTGAGGGCATTACTCTCCTCGAGAGTAAAGATCAAAGACAATGACGAATGGAAAGCCTTTGCCATTGAAAGCTCTGAACCTTTAATTCGCTTCGCACTTTGCTCAGGGAGCCATTCGGATCCTGCA GTTCGAGTGTACAACCCCAAGAGATTATTCCAACTGCTGCAGGCTGCAAAGATGGAGTACATCCATGCGACCGTGACGATTGGCAAGGGACGCAGGATTCTTGTGCCAAAGATCTTGGACTACTTCGCGAGGGACTCCAACTTGTCCTCCCAGGAACTGGTGGAGATGATCAAGTGCCATCTTCCTGAAAGTTTAAGGCTCATCGTCGACGCATGCCAGGGAAGCAGTTCTGCAAAACTCATCGAGTGGGTGCCACACAACGTCTCTTTCAGATACTTGTTGCCTAGGGACCTTGGAAATCTCAAGtctcattaa
- the LOC122046652 gene encoding uncharacterized protein LOC122046652 isoform X1 gives MNYLGIRMVKFTAAARDSIDAVSAIHKRSKSDCEKRIKKDKLDASIQSFHHVSVDKEEDILAEMNKRSSPKYLIESSLKTEILQLEKCLKNQIVVRRALEKALQHDISYVDESSISCIPKPTKELIREIAMLELEVVHLEQHLLSLYRRAFEQQIPNAPPHAVEDETTRLLVPQSAPFPESASHDLSFREVASAVRGQEKNSRRIHRSHSSLVPHSVRSDTGIPCAKNLARAFGACHTLPLSFLEHEQSFNSGVTSLAEQLGTTIKHHIPETPNRLSEDMVRSMCAIYCKLRDHHGVSSSPTSSFSSRTTFSPRYTRELWSPCRKRDAILDAWFDNSRCSERLKELSGPYSMMVEVSSICKASRRCSDIQEMLQSYKVLMQKLETVDLRTMNNEEKIAFWINIHNAMTMHSYLEHGIPGSNMKKASASLATKNVYNVGGRMVNADTIQGFILGCRMHPPGQWLRALLSSRVKIKDNDEWKAFAIESSEPLIRFALCSGSHSDPAVRVYNPKRLFQLLQAAKMEYIHATVTIGKGRRILVPKILDYFARDSNLSSQELVEMIKCHLPESLRLIVDACQGSSSAKLIEWVPHNVSFRYLLPRDLGNLKSH, from the exons ATGAATTATTTGG GAATAAGAATGGTGAAGTTCACAGCTGCAGCAAGAGACTCCATTGATGCAGTTTCTGCAATTCATAAGCGCTCAAAAAG TGATTGTGAAAAGAGAATCAAGAAAGATAAGCTGGATGCATCGATCCAATCATTTCATCATGTTAGTGTG GATAAAGAAGAAGACATTCTAGCTGAAATGAACAAAAGATCATCGCCAAAATATCTGATTGAAAGCTCTTTAAAGACAGAG ATCCTACAACTGGAAAAATGCCTCAAAAATCAGATTGTGGTACGCCGAGCACTCGAAAAAGCACTGCAGCACGACATTTCTTATGTTGATGAATCATCTATTAGTTGCATCCCAAAA CCAACAAAGGAACTAATAAGAGAGATTGCAATGTTAGAGTTAGAAGTTGTGCATTTGGAACAACATCTTCTATCCCTCTACCGGCGAGCATTTGAGCAACAAATACCCAATGCACCACCCCATGCCGTCGAAGATGAAACTACGCGACTGCTAGTTCCACAATCAGCACCATTTCCAGAATCTGCCTCGCATGATCTGTCTTTTAGAGAAGTAGCATCGGCAGTTCGAGGTCAAGAGAAGAATAGCCGCAGAATTCACCGCAGCCATTCGTCGTTAGTGCCACATTCAGTTCGTTCAGATACAGGGATACCTTGTGCTAAAAATCTAGCTCGAGCTTTTGGGGCATGCCATACTCTACCACTGTCTTTCCTTGAA CATGAGCAAAGCTTCAATTCAGGGGTGACGAGCCTCGCAGAACAGCTCGGAACTACAATCAAGCATCACATTCCTGAAACGCCAAACAGACTCTCTGAAGACATGGTCAGGTCAATGTGTGCCATCTATTGCAAACTTAGGGACCATCATGGTGTTTCATCTTCACCTACCTCCTCCTTCTCGTCAAGGACCACTTTCTCTCCCCGTTATACCAGAGAATTGTGGAGTCCTTGTCGTAAGAGGGATGCAATTCTTGACGCCTGGTTTGACAATTCTAGATGTTCTGAAAGATTGAAGGAGTTAAGCGGACCTTACAGTATGATGGTAGAAGTGTCTTCCATTTGCAAGGCCAGTAGAAGGTGCAGTGATATCCAAGAAATGCTGCAAAGCTACAA AGTGCTTATGCAGAAACTGGAAACAGTTGACCTAAGAACGATGAACAACGAGGAAAAGATCGCATTCTGGATCAATATCCACAACGCAATGACGATGCAT TCATACTTAGAGCATGGGATTCCAGGAAGCAACATGAAAAAGGCTTCAGCTTCATTGGCCACCAAG AATGTGTACAATGTTGGCGGGCGAATGGTAAATGCTGATACTATACAGGGTTTCATACTCGGTTGCCGAATGCATCCTCCTGGGCAG TGGCTGAGGGCATTACTCTCCTCGAGAGTAAAGATCAAAGACAATGACGAATGGAAAGCCTTTGCCATTGAAAGCTCTGAACCTTTAATTCGCTTCGCACTTTGCTCAGGGAGCCATTCGGATCCTGCA GTTCGAGTGTACAACCCCAAGAGATTATTCCAACTGCTGCAGGCTGCAAAGATGGAGTACATCCATGCGACCGTGACGATTGGCAAGGGACGCAGGATTCTTGTGCCAAAGATCTTGGACTACTTCGCGAGGGACTCCAACTTGTCCTCCCAGGAACTGGTGGAGATGATCAAGTGCCATCTTCCTGAAAGTTTAAGGCTCATCGTCGACGCATGCCAGGGAAGCAGTTCTGCAAAACTCATCGAGTGGGTGCCACACAACGTCTCTTTCAGATACTTGTTGCCTAGGGACCTTGGAAATCTCAAGtctcattaa
- the LOC122046653 gene encoding E3 ubiquitin-protein ligase RHF2A-like yields MEEAAKMEKDLSSAAAFVEGGIQDACDDACSICLEEFCQSDPSTVTGCKHEFHLQCILEWCQRSSQCPMCWQSISLKDPTSQELLDAVIRERNIRLNKTQTTTIFHHPALGDFELQHLPGGGSEAEFEERLMQHLAAAAAMGRVHHISRRDGHRGRSGSHHHPQFLIFSPHPNAPYVGYRSSSSAQEENEPTASTEETHPISIQAEQNDAIASETITNHSRPSTTNSQSVPVLQDRPGPSDFQSFSESVRSRLNAVSMRYKESISKSTRGWRERLFSRNSAVPNLTSELRRQPNTQIDTGSGMVNHLATRDNSASAFASPVAVNSAAISNNEGVTGNHVVSLPTDTSAPCLPASSAN; encoded by the exons atggAGGAGGCCGCAAAGATGGAGAAGGACTTGTCGTCAGCTGCGGCTTTTGTGGAAGGGGGCATCCAAGACGCCTGCGACGATGCCTGCAGCATATGTCTTGAAGAATTCTGCCAAAGTGATCCTTCGACA GTTACTGGTTGCAAGCATGAGTTCCATCTCCAGTGCATTCTTGAGTG GTGCCAGAGGAGTTCCCAATGCCCCATGTGTTGGCAGTCCATCTCTTTGAAGGATCCTACCAG CCAGGAACTGCTTGATGCTGTAATAAGGGAGAGGAACATTCGACTAAACAAAACACAAACAACTACTATCTTTCATCATCCAGCTCTTGGAGATTTTGAATTGCAGCAT TTACCAGGAGGTGGAAGTGAAGCTGAATTTGAAGAGCGCTTAATGCAGCACTTAGCTGCTGCAGCAGCAATGGGAAGGGTGCACCATATTTCCAGGAGAGATGGGCATCGTGGTCGGTCAGGATCTCATCACCATCCACAGTTTTTGATCTTCTCTCCACATCCAAATGCACCCTATGTTGGTTATCGATCTTCCTCTTCTGCACAAGAAGAAAACGAACCAACTGCCTCAACAGAAGAAACACACCCGATCTCAATTCAAGCCGAACAGAATGATGCAATAGCATCAGAAACCATCACCAACCATAGCAGACCCAGTACCACCAACAG CCAATCAGTTCCAGTCCTTCAAGACAGGCCAGGACCATCAGATTTTCAATCTTTCTCAGAATCTGTGCGATCTCGTTTAAATGCTGTCTCAATGAG GTACAAAGAGTCTATCAGCAAAAGTACTCGGGGATGGAGAGAGAGGCTTTTCTCTCGTAATAGTGCTGTGCCTAATCTTACTTCTGAACTTAGAAGGCAACCAAATACACAAATTGACACAGGCTCGGGCATGGTAAATCACCTAGCAACAAGGGATAACAGTGCTAGTGCTTTTGCTTCACCTGTTGCGGTCAACTCAGCTGCAATATCAAACAATGAAGGGGTCACTGGGAATCATGTGGTCAGTCTCCCAACTGATACCTCAGCTCCTTGTCTTCCAGCCTCCAGTGCAAACTGA
- the LOC122048528 gene encoding probable auxin efflux carrier component 1c, translated as MISGKEFYEVMVAMVPLYVAMILAYGSVRWWRVFSPEQCAGINRYVALFVVPFLSFDFISKNDPYNMNFRFIMADVIQKLIVLAALAVWALVGGRQAGLDWTITIFSISTLPNTLVIGIPLFLSMYGDSSAPLLSQIIVMQCIVWFTLLLILLECRAAKIMIADQFPGASSGAIASITVDPEVVSLGNLDVDDPIETESCVDDDGKLHVVVRRSSAFRSDLNHSRNSFDFTSSFSNDDIYRQQSLRYPSGEGARRSSSYSEAKLNTRLPRFRHQMPYSSPQPTPNPSVSTTSLTGAASRQPHLQKAANGGNKDLHMFTRSFSASPAIHAFRKSPAAEHQVTAAVTTAECIKYHLFSINYLGLSINNKTIEEEETAPPHQGGDGKTKEEAAADKRWPGEVMAMPPTVVMMKLILTMAWRKLIRNPSTYSSLIGLIWSLVKFRWDLELPRIIDKSLELIQKTGLGMAMFGLGLFIALQSRLIACGYKLAIYGMVLKFLLGPAVMAIPSAAFGLRGDLLRIAIVQAAMPCSVVSFVFAKEYNLHADILSTAVITGMIVTVPVALVYYILLGL; from the exons ATGATTTCCGGGAAGGAATTCTACGAGGTGATGGTGGCAATGGTGCCGCTGTACGTGGCGATGATCCTGGCGTATGGCTCGGTGAGGTGGTGGAGAGTCTTCTCGCCGGAGCAGTGCGCCGGAATCAACCGTTACGTGGCGCTCTTCGTGGTTCCATTCCTGTCCTTCGACTTCATCTCAAAGAATGACCCTTACAACATGAACTTTCGCTTCATCATGGCCGATGTCATCCAGAAGCTCATCGTCCTGGCAGCGCTGGCCGTCTGGGCGCTCGTCGGCGGTCGCCAGGCCGGACTTGACTGGACCATCACCATCTTCTCCATCTCCACCCTCCCCAACACCCTCGTCATCGGCATTCCCCTGTTCCTAAGCATGTACGGCGATAGCTCAGCCCCTCTCCTGTCGCAGATCATCGTCATGCAGTGCATCGTCTGGTTCACGCTTCTGCTCATCCTCTTAGAGTGCCGCGCCGCGAAGATCATGATCGCTGATCAGTTCCCCGGCGCGTCCTCTGGCGCTATCGCTTCAATCACTGTCGACCCCGAGGTCGTTTCCCTGGGCAACCTCGACGTCGACGACCCGATCGAGACAGAGTCCTGCGTCGATGACGACGGCAAGCTCCACGTTGTCGTCCGGCGATCCAGCGCTTTCAGATCCGACCTCAACCACTCACGCAATTCCTTCGATTTTACCTCCAGCTTCTCCAACGATGATATCTACCGGCAGCAGTCGTTGCGCTACCCCTCCGGCGAAGGGGCGCGGCGGTCATCGAGCTATAGTGAGGCCAAGCTCAACACCCGGTTGCCAAGGTTCCGCCACCAAATGCCGTATAGCTCTCCTCAGCCGACGCCAAATCCTTCCGTCTCCACTACCTCACTCACAGGGGCGGCCAGCCGACAGCCCCACCTCCAAAAAGCAGCGAACGGCGGGAATAAGGACCTTCACATGTTCACGCGGAGCTTCAGTGCTTCACCAGCCATCCACGCGTTCAGAAAGTCGCCGGCAGCGGAGCACCAAGTCACAGCAGCAGTTACTACGGCCGAATGTATAAAATACCACCTTTTCTCGATTAACTATCTT GGGTTAAGCATCAACAACAAAACGATCGAGGAAGAGGAAACAGCTCCACCTCACCAAGGAGGCGATGGGAAGACCAAAGAGGAGGCGGCCGCCGACAAAAGATGGCCCGGGGAGGTGATGGCCATGCCGCCGACAGTCGTGATGATGAAGCTCATCCTGACCATGGCGTGGCGGAAGCTCATCAGAAATCCCAGTACCTATTCCAGCTTGATCGGCCTCATCTGGTCTCTCGTCAAATTCAG GTGGGACTTGGAGCTCCCCAGGATCATAGATAAGTCCTTGGAATTGATCCAGAAGACCGGCCTCGGCATGGCCATGTTCGGCCTCG GTCTGTTCATCGCGCTGCAATCGAGACTCATAGCATGCGGGTACAAGCTCGCGATATACGGCATGGTCCTGAAGTTCCTCCTCGGCCCAGCCGTCATGGCCATACCCTCAGCAGCATTCGGCCTGCGCGGCGATCTCTTGCGGATCGCCATTGTCCAGGCAGCTATGCCTTGCAGTGTTGTTTCCTTCGTGTTCGCGAAAGAGTACAATTTGCACGCGGACATTCTCAGCACAGC